The DNA sequence CTTTTATACATTTGCGGTCGTAGGGGTAGCCTTCGAGGGAACCATGCGCGGTTTATTTTCGATGCTGTTCGGAGCCGGTATGGTACTGTTTACCCAAAACAAACGGGAACAGCCCGATGGCCCCACCGTAGCCGAGTATTACTACCGCCGACTGTTGTGGCTCGTTCTGTTCGGAGTTATCAATGCCTACGTGTTTCTCTGGCGGGGCGACATCCTGTTCTTTTATGGCTTGTGCGGGATGATCCTCTACCCCTTCCGCCGGACAAAAGCGGGCTGGCTGATCGCTCTGGCCGTTCTGTGTATGGGTTTTAACGCCATCCGTAGCGAACTATTCTATAGTGAGCTGCGCGAAAACAGGGCGGGCTACCTGGAAGCCGTGCAGCAGGAGAAAGCGCACAAAAAGCTGACCGACAAGCAGAAAGAAGCAAAAGCAGCCTGGGAGAATTTCGAGAAACGGACGAAACCTGATCCTAAAAAAGACGCCAAAGAACTTGCCGACATGCGCTCCGGTTACGGCACGGTATTTATGCACCTACTCCCGGAAAACAGTTCGGCTGAAACCTACTATACCTACTACGGCAGCTGGGATATGCTGCTGATGATGTTCCTGGGCATGGCCCTGCTCAACTGGGGCTTTTTCACCAACAAGCTCCCAACCTCCACCTACGTCATTACGCTGCTCATTGGTTACGGAATTGGGTTACCCGTTAGCTGGTTTTACGTAACGTCGCAGGTCGACTGGATACAACATACCGGGCCGTTTGTCGACAATTACCGCACCATTCCCTTTCAGGTGTATGACATCCGGCGGGTCCTGCTGGCCCTGGGCCACGCCAGTCTGCTGTTGCTGGTCTATCGGTCGCAGGTGGTCCCC is a window from the Spirosoma rigui genome containing:
- a CDS encoding DUF418 domain-containing protein, which encodes METNPIFPITTGTAAPGLSTNIPIRYEDTVQLPATPQPVAKAARIQTIDLIRGLALLGILMMNIPGFGYLGSGYNRLLNNPTGPDFYTFAVVGVAFEGTMRGLFSMLFGAGMVLFTQNKREQPDGPTVAEYYYRRLLWLVLFGVINAYVFLWRGDILFFYGLCGMILYPFRRTKAGWLIALAVLCMGFNAIRSELFYSELRENRAGYLEAVQQEKAHKKLTDKQKEAKAAWENFEKRTKPDPKKDAKELADMRSGYGTVFMHLLPENSSAETYYTYYGSWDMLLMMFLGMALLNWGFFTNKLPTSTYVITLLIGYGIGLPVSWFYVTSQVDWIQHTGPFVDNYRTIPFQVYDIRRVLLALGHASLLLLVYRSQVVPWLMRALTAVGQMAFTNYLMQSIICTLFFHGYGLGYYGKLSYYELYYVVAGVWIFQLILSPVWLQYFLFGPFEWLWRSLTYWKRQPMRRTAAVA